From Taeniopygia guttata chromosome 29, bTaeGut7.mat, whole genome shotgun sequence:
GAAAGGTGGAGTACCTGAAGTTcagttttcccatctccagatGCCGCTTACACTGATAGGCAAACTTTCACAGAAGAAGGAGAGTAATCTGCAAGTGCTCTGCCGTAGTGTGGATTCATCTGTCCAAAAGCAGCAGAtaaaggtgaaggcagctcacTTCCACACTCACTCCCTAGTTTGCATCTAgagaaagttttgaaatttgggaaagaaaagaagataatttgcaACCATGAAAAATGCGATAAAACAAAGCAGTGtagggaaagggaaactgagcaaagcaaaaaaaactgGCACATTTTTACCTGTTGATGTTTCTGTCACCAATGgggctttttattctcttcaagcCAGGCAAAACCTGAGGTGTAACCTCTCCTCCAGGGCTCGATATCCAGAGGAGTCACCTCAGGGAGCACGTGGCAGAGGTGGCCGTGATGCTGAGCTTTGGCTGGGAGTCCTCTCAGGAACACGACGGGTGTGGTGAGGCATCACGGAGCTCTTGGCTGCATCAGCTGCCCACCTGTGATTGCAGGGATGCTCAATTGGCAAAGAGTCACCCTTCCAGCGGTGGGATGCTTCATAAACTGCTGGAAAGTCTGGGAAAGAGGTCACAAACACTGCTGGGAAGGTCTGGGAAACGcctcaaaagaaaaggagaaatgggaaagaagaatagaaaagaaaaaaaaaaaaaaggcagaaaattaaaaagaaaaagaaaaaaggagaaagggggaaaggagaaTTTGTTGTAAGGAATGCCTGCTGCGAAATAGCAAGGCTGGAACTGCCCAGAATGCAGCGGAGACGCTCCGgagcccgccgggcccggcgctgcccgtgCGGCCGCCGCAGCGCGGTCCAACACCGCCTCTCACGGCTCCGCTGCTGCCAGAACCCGCTTTTGGGGGCCgcgcaggcagctcctgccgcAGCCCACGGCACCGATTccaccctgccacagctccGACATCGCCGGGGCGCGCCCCGTGTCCCACGGCAGCAGAGCGCAGCGGGGACCCGGCCAGCCGCACCCCGCAGTCACTCCCCGGCTGGAATTGGGGTAGGCGGGgtgggctcctgccctgggccacTCATCACGGACACGGGGGCACTTGGAATCAGAGGGGGAGCCGATtacccagccctggctgcaccctgCGTCCACACCGAGCCACCTTCACACCAGGTTTACACCCACATGAAAATCCCAGAAGAGCACCTCAGCACATCGACTGCTGCGGACGCCTTGCGTTCTCCTTGTTTTGACTTTGGCACAGACACTGGAAAGAGATGGTTTTCCTTCTCAACATCAAAGAATTTCCATcgagatggaaaaaaacccatcgAGATGGCTTTAAGCCCAGGTAAAGCAGatagctgcccagagcaggtaCCCTTGATAGATGACAAGGCAGCAGGTTTGCTGCCGCAGAAACTgggaaaagctgagctggatGGTGCCCCAAGACCCTTGAAGATGGCTCAGGGTGTGTAGGCAGCAGACACAGTTGGgatggaaggaaataaagaaggatGGTCTCCCTGTCCCTTCAGTCTGGCACTAAGGAGGGATGAGAGGTCCCCAAGGCATTTCTCATTCCTCTTCCCCAGAAGCTGATACGCCCTCTGGCCCAGGCATATCAACTGTGCCTGTACCAAACGAGGCATTTTCAGTTCAATGTAAGCAGCTTCTGAATTCACACACCTGGGCTCCTCAAGCATTTTTATCTGCCCTCCTTACCTCAccccccaacaaaaaaaatgcaagatccTACTAAATATGGACAATGCATCCACTTTCTGTTGCAGAGCTCATGCACCTGAGCTGCAGATACAACTGGCTGGTACAAACATGAGCTACACTTACATTCTGACAGCCTAACAGCAACCCAGAAAGTTTCAGTCTACCCACTCCAGTTCTCTCTGGATCTGCATCTCACTGAACAATTTTGGCCCTCAACATTCACCTTTCTGTCGCAGACTTGTGGCCTCCAGCCCTGTTCCTTTCTACCTCAGCTGCCAtcactgtcctgctcctcagtggTCCTGACTGGATGGTGCTTAAACCATGTCTTAACTGAGCATCACCAGTGAGCTGAGGACCAAGGCCTGGCAAATACCAGCATGGGTTTGCTGAGAGACCAATGTCTGCAGGACTTATCCctggtaagaaaaataaatggtatgTGAAGAAATCAAAAGGTGATACTGCATTGCTCAGGGTTTTGTTCAATATTAGCTGCAATGCTACAGTGCAATGTGCTGGCAGTGGTAAGTAAATAGATTATGCACTAAGCTTTGTACACTAAATAGTCCATTCCTGAATATATACTTCTCAAATTAATCACTGACAGAAGCTAATGACATAGTCTCAAGCCAAGAGGCTTGAAATGGCTTTGCAGAGGCAACCAGTCTTGATCTCTACTGGCTGCAGAGTCCTCCTGCTCTTGTTTCTCCCAGTAAAACGTATTCTGCAGGTGCAATTATTCAGTGGCTGGGGTTAACTCAATGCTCAAAGGATGAAGGTAAGGTAATCGACTATATTCATCTTGGTATTTCTTTTGCATGCTCTAGGATCATAAttacaagacaaaatattatCGCAGGAGGCTGAATTTAACAAGGTATCAGCCAAGGGGACAGGACTTTAAGTGCATGGGGATACTATGCTGAGTGGGACTGTTGGGGAGCCCCAGAAAAGATGCTAGGTTTATATTAGCTGATTTCAAAATCTCTGTCAAAATGTGCCATATCCCTGGCTGTCAATGTCATTCCTAACAACACAGGCTTTTCCCCTCTTCCACAGGCTGGAAAGAAACTGGCCCTTATCTCCCTCCTAACTCGACCCTCCCCACCAGGGTCTGATCCAGAGCCCGCAGGTCCTGCTAATGAGAGCACTCACGGTGGGAATATGGACACTTACctgctccaaggccttccccggcagcaagctcaggctgccaggcctatggatcctggatcatccttcccactgaGACTTCCATTGGCATggctcttccattggcacatctgtgctcagctgggactactctgctcacccagggctgctggtaaaggatcaagagcagcctggcaagctctttctccagctccctctgtgctcttggggaaggtagaaccttgcacaggaaagcaactggtgccacaaggagtgggtggcatcaggcagctctggggaagcccctcaggaatgctgtatcctgagggaacactgttggccttgacctgtgGGCACCTGCAAAAActtcaaatcagctgcctcagcttccagggcctctcttggccagcatcctgacgtggatgcaggacggctgccaggcgctgctgggacccagcgggacaggagcggctgtctcgtgcccacgcagcacccgtgacacagccagggccatcccgagagcagacagacgctcacgggccagcagagaggagcagggagccctgggctcctctcagggtatctcagctgggctcgctccacaacagacccccatttgaaggcctgctgatgcccagctgccagaaatgcctcccttgtgctctccaagatgcacagggagagccaagaAGCAGGACACCTTGGCAtgcaaaccttccaagccttttctgaggccaggcacacaccaagatcagccaagactctccaccacactgcctggcccacccagcccagtctgtgctggccctgggccacagcagctcccagcaagcaggaggcaaatgcatcttgccaagagatgcaacacaacagacagggaagatgtgaaaagtgagtgtgtaaaggccttttaattcacagctcccacagagagctctggggctcacagatggacagagatgattctgctcacccctctgtccaaagggggggtaacacacgctgctgcaggtgcttgggttggtccctgcaggtccaggtggatgccaaacctgctcttcacagccttctcccttcccctgcccctctgccaagtgcagcaggcctcaaggactgaaaggagcacagagagccaaagggggacacttgcacctgcctcactgggagctccctgggaagcactttccttgagaagcaagcccctgtcctccaaaggcatttccccaaatgtgcagcttttctgctcaacaccaacacacccttaggaaacgctggcaaggctgaaggacttcatgtcctttcaggacaggcactccagctctagctcctattcccccaagtgcctttccaggtggaggctcagacgtgcagccccaggccctctacaaacacaagctgctcagtgcctcttcacctgcctcaactcctgcctgcgcccacggcaccaagaccaggctgttcccagccagagcccagagccctgctcccgcaggacgctcttgccagcaccttccaggcctctctgctgtgcacacagcgcttttcatgcccgctcccaacaggctctggaaggcagagcacagcctggctgcctctgccaccagcacagcccaaacacaggcggaggaagaagcagcaggggctgttttgtggccatgcccaagagagactggaagggtgccctccctctgctctcacttgcttggctttctgactggctctgagcctggggctgccattcctcacttgtggggaccagaaccacagccgggatcccggcactgcctgacagcgctccgggcactggcagggtcgcgcgtcccagtctcgggcaccgcgctgctgcttcctttgccctcaggcacacccaaagctccctgctaagcccggatggtcactggttctgccctctccctgatcctgtgcagggatggagcactgctgagccttcaggaagctattcTTGAAAACTTCtagcattccaagctcctttgccctccgtggaagcttgccatggaatccctcacagctgccttcagagcctACTCAggttggctcttccaaattccaggggctccaggctgcacagcaagatctgcaactccacagggttgtggaactgcaccttcagcacaggcacctctccagcctgatctgccctcgttctgtgtgtgtgtgcacagaacacggcgtggaagagaacagcagcaggggcctgtgtgtcccagggcccgggatttgcgccgcttcagctccacagagctgcaggtaagggggagaaaccaaactctttattaatggaagggaaagggaagggatgagactggggaaaaaaaagggggatgggcagggtctgagggctggagggaaggagctgtcaacagggaatggggagggagctgtcaagagggagggggaaggcagcagctatgggagcttgcagcaggcacagctgtggccagcatcaggtgtgcctggggctccagtgacgttgagtcctggtgctctcttcactgtctcctggtactcttcTTGGGATcgtggttctctgaatccagcagatgaccttagttctgcacatctttgtccaaaaatttcctgaatttccaggttagtggaggatgggctgtcatcttcgctcatggcttcaagggctggaagacagataaactaccacagtcagaGCCCAGAGGGCCACCCAGCGATTCTTCTGCTAAggccatctctcccagctcccgcCATGCCTAACAGAGATGAAGACCCAACGGGATCAGCTGCAAGGCGCTGGTCACGAATCCCCCCAGTggcgtccctgaaatctctctgtgccctgcccacaccagccctcGTCCACACAAGGAGCGAAGCTGGCCGCAGCCGGGacagggattgcagctccctggccggcattgcagctctcccggccagcccccgctgacagcccgctgccctcactcaccctgagTGAGAACGTGAAGCTCGGCTGGCTGTCCCTTCAGGTAGcgcccggccatccctgggaacacagaacctgtcaggcccagcggcacagctccctgccagcggcgctgccagccctggggccacacaccctcctggcccggcttgtggctcacccatgaacctgagggccgcctctcgcaggggctcctgtgggctctgcaggtagggcagggcccggcgcaggtgctcggccactctgctcctgtcctctgccagctgcagagagcggcaggagggaagggttggccccgcagccccgccgggccggggctccatgggcacccggctcgggccgcaggagcctggagcagagcccgcgcggcctcgggctgcagcagcgggcaggggcacagctgccagcccgcacaccgagcaccgcgctcagggggcttctccaggctggggctgcggcttcccggccctccttaccaggcactcggcaaactttgacagctgctccttcttcagcagcttcttgagATTCCTCTTCTTCAAAAACTCGGCCACAccaagcagcgtttcctgagaagcctggagagcagccgagacccagagatggccccagagcccagggcacaggacccgCGTCCCTttggcaagggcctggaggaggctgcagcccgccaggcgccagggcaggagacagcccagccccctcccagagatccaccagcatcacacaaaacctcacatttGCCACGTGCTGGTTGTCCTCATGGCAGTgcaagaaaagtgggagcaagctctgacacaaaatcttcttcatgggcttttttccctcatcCTCTACCAAGTTCATCATCTTGTCAAAGAGTTGAATAGAGAGCAAGTGCACATAGCTGCTGTCCTTTAGAAAAGAGGAGGATAAGACTTTTAAGACCAATTATTCCAGGCTCACCAGAGACAATGTCAGAAAATCCATAAGGGAAAAGTGTATGCGGGCAGTCTGTGCCCATGGCTGTGGACATAGAGCCTTACATggtcaaagagcaggaggagtgccTCAGCGAGCTTCGGGGCAGTGGTGCGGGATACCAGGATGTCTTTGTGCTGGAGGACATTTGTGAACACGTGGAGGCTCATGCTGACCacctctccatctgcatcccccagcagctccagaaggctTTGAGACAGCGGGTACATTCTTCTGGCCTGTGCGGAACacaaggctgggctggggagccgtGGATGGCTGCACGGCCAACAccgccctggcactgcaggcccaccctgctgctgcagggcccacaggccaaaggcctgtcccaaagcactggggcaggggaggcaggagagctgggagcagctgcctcagctcctgaagccctgccagcccaaggggctgctttgcccagcgcagcttcagctgctgcccccttctcaccatcgagggatcCTTGCTGAGCACCACAAGGCCTCGGAGCGCCAGGCGacgccgctccctgcactcgcTCCGCAGGTACCTTGACATCATCTCCAGAACCCTGTCACCGCATTCAATCAAGTCCAGGCCcccgaggacctgaaaggcacagggcagtgacaggggaccggccggcaggagcccagaaccgcacagggccgggcccaggcagcagcacggggcgtgggcaccgtcccaggcagctgcggctgcgagagggcagagagccgggaggcagctgaggcaggcagcgctggccaacaggctcacctccaccaggaatgccaggcagggcagatcccagcacggctcttccctgctctgtggccGGAGCAGGCGGAATGCAATGCGGGAACAGAAGGAGTCCAAGACATGGCACAACCCCCTGACAAGGGAGGAAAAAGGCCCTGAGGTGGGAaggccaaacccctcccaggagtgactcacagaggtccggtctttccccagcatccctggagaggatGTGGGCGCTTTGTGAGGCGGACCCTtctgggcaccctcctctccaagccttttccagtttccttggctgtccctcggtggaaaggccctctggcccatgaccgcagggactgtgaggggcacctgggcacagggcacaaataTTGGGGAccgtggggagaagggggtctcacctggccagcagacccacagcatagtgctgggtgtcagcacacagcagcatgTCCCAGCCACCCTTGAGCTCCAGAGCCAGCATCACATGGTTCCGctgcagtcggcagagcagaACCTTCATGgcctgcactgcaaacctgtgtgcagagcaaagcccaggtcacactgggagcgctGGCACTGGCCACAAGGGCACGGGAAGGACAGGGGGACTGGGACCTGTTGGGCTTGCAGTGAAGGCGGTGTTCCTCCTGGCATGCTCTCCAGAATGTAGCAACTTCCTCTGATGGTATCTGCTGTGTGGTGATGACAAcatggaagagcagagccacaaacaGGCGGGAGGAATAAAGGTTCATCGCCTTGTGGCACTTGGGCACCTGGAGAATCACCCAGAGACCCAGAGTTGCCTGCAAGAGAACAGCCCAAGGCAGCGCTCAGTGCCAAGGTGTCCATGGGGCAGGGCCCAAGAGCcgacgcagggggagcagcgggctgggtgccccctgagcctgcccctagcccaggtttcagcccagcaactgagggatggagaggatggagagctgctggcaacctgggggtgagcaaaggccagttctagaaactcacagccagggcaaagactTCCTCGTTGTCCCCATCAGAGGTGCACATGCTGTGCAGAGGCCAGTTCTCCATCACGCAGAGCAGCGCtggcagcaccttttccactgtGCGACTCGACGAGCCTATGGTTCTCCAGATCATTGCAGCggctctgtgggatcagagctctgtgtcaggggcaTCTCAGTCACAGCACCATGCCCTGTGCACCCGTGGGGGCCCAGGTGACAGAGCCCCTGTGTCCTGAAGGGcagggggggagcgctggcagcaggctcagggaacagaggggcccgaggctcctgggcctctctgcctgtctggcagagcccattgcacaggctgtgcagggccgtgggccctaaaggctgctgagccctgagctctcaaggctcgtgggccccgtacctgtcacacgtTGGGGCACAGCGCAGGAGGGTCAGCACCACGTCAGCAGGCTGTTCTTTAGCCAGCCTCAAAATGTCAGTCTTCAGCCAGACATTCACAGTGACTTGGGACATGAGACTCTGGTGGATGTTCTTCACCTTGGCTGGCACCTGGAGGAAGCATGGGGGAGAGATGGAACGTTGTCCAAGGGAACAACTTGCCCAGCTATTTCAAAGAAGTACTTCCCTTCttccacactgtgctggcctcaaACGCTGAGGGGGCCCAGAGACCATGGCTTGAGGGGACACACGATGCTGGGAGGcctccaggcctggccccaggctgcttaCCTGCTGTTGCTGAGAAGAAACACAAGGGTCCTTGAAATAGTCGAATATGAGTTCCTGACTCAGAGTGGGAGAGGGCATGGTGTCAGTATTTGCGATGCCCTGAGTGTCTCTGGTTTTGGCGTTTGTGATGTCCACATCCTCAGTCACTGCCATGTCAGCCTTTGCCCTCTGGTCATTCCTTGCAACCTCAGAGTCTCCTGAAGGTTCCGCTGGATCTGGGCTGTTGTCGGTATTTGTGATGCCCTGAGTCCCTTCATTGTTAGTGTTTGTGATGTCCACATCCTCAGTCACTGCCATGTCAGCCTTTGCCCTCTGGTCATTCCTTGCAACCTCAGAGTCTCCTGAAGGTTCCGCTGGATCTGGGCTGTTGTCGGTATTTGTGATGCCCTGAGTCTCTCCATTGTTGGTGTTTGTGATGACCACAACCTCAGGCATGAGAAGAGCCTTTGTCTGGGTTTCAGTCACTGAGGTGTCAGAGTTCTCTGAGCACTCAGGCGAATCTGGGCTGacatcaggctcagcctggagctcggTCAGCCCCGAGTCAGGCTTGGCcgggccctcagctgctgcgctgccggtCTTCCTGCGGCGAATGCACGGGAACTTCCAGAACGTCTGtaggagaacaaaggaaatggaagccagggatgttccatggagtgctccaggcatggtgctgggctgagcagtgacagcaggcccagcccaggtggggatggctgcaggcaccttcaGCGTtttgcggaagcggccacgggcgggtttcttctcttctgtgtggtccagggctgcatctggcaaagagcgagcgcagcccgagctgaggggctgcaggagaggccggagaacacagcccagccctgcgctgcccaggcagggacagccccaggatgccccaggggatggagcacggcCACTGCGGGGTGTCTGCCCAggccctcttccctcctgtccatgggcacatcccccggggatgggatgggatgggatgggatgggatgggatgggatgggatgggatgggatgggatgggatgggatgggatgggatgggatggtggggtggggctaagctggctgcaggcatcaGCCCTgcggcccagctctgccactcaccgtcctccggtggctggaactgctccggGTTTTCATGCTGTTGTGGTGGAGCAGCttcatggcttttcttttttttccccctgaacactctgaacaagcCAAGAAGTCTGCCCGCCATGCCAGAGTCTGGTATCGAGGGCACCAGAAAGAGAGATGGCTTGGGAAAGCTCCAAGTGAACAAGTCCTAGAGGGCACCTAcaaaagagaagcctcgggaaggccacgggctgccaagtcctgtggtcttgccacgaggtcacctgtaggaataatgcctcggaaaagctccgggtcaggcACGAATGAGCGCgctgtgtgggggctcctcacggcaccgctctgtcccgtcctgtccggtcgcctgctctgagcagagtggcGTGCTCTGGTTAGTGCCAGCTCCTATGTcagcacgtgtcacaaaggccatCCTGTCCCGTTCTATGCCATAGTGACCAcgctgcaccatgtcacaaaggggccttgcacacactgccacctgccctggggccaccccctgcccagccaaagtggcccaggttggaaggaatccctggccccaagtgtctgagacagcccgacaggatctttaggaacggctcagaccatcagcaaacgctgcccggctctgcgggctcagggcagcagaaggagctcccagggctgccgacTCAGCtgcgctgggaagggcacagaaccttccatggaagctgccacagcctcctcgGGACGCATCCCAGCCCGTGGCCACcctaaacccgcgggtgtggcacacacaaggaactgtgggccagggcacgaatgctgctctgagccctggggcccggggagcgctgacaccagcagctgtggcagagtccccacccaggcagacctgccaccccccgagccctgacagggctggtgcccgtgtcctgccccagagacctgtgcccctggggggcttctgtgccagagggagccaaacccacgtgcactgggggctgtgctccttcctgcaggggctgttggcaggagcacctggagcaactgctggcaacacttggtgtcTGTCAGATGATGTTGCTCTTCcctagaattatttttttccatagaagggattagcagcaacACAAAAGCTCCAGTATCTAGTGAAATTCACAGGACAGAGACACAGTCACATCTCATTGgacttttctgtgcatttttaaagcattctggAATAAAAAACCAGCCAAGTGGAAAGTTTAATGCAGCAGTTTGTGTGTCTAGTTGAATCCAGCAGCTAATACCTGGTGCATTGGGAAAGTGCAGAGGACAGGAATACCgctcagaggaaaagaaggtgTTCTGTGTCTCCGAGTGTGGTGCAAGCACCCTAAAGGAGCAGCCAAGGGAAGTGCTGCAAGCAGACCTGCTGTTCTTGTGCACGTTCCATTGCTGTTTCTGTGGGGTCCAGAGCCACCGCGGCAGCAGTGCCTCcgcagccctgctccaggagacCTGGCCACCCTCCCcatggtggcagcagctctgcgggcccagagctctgtgtcgGGGGGCCTCGGTCACAGCACCTGGCCTGGGCAGCCGCGAGGGCCCGGGCTGGccgccagccctgcctctgccccctgcccctTATTGG
This genomic window contains:
- the LOC140680804 gene encoding uncharacterized protein; protein product: MPGALHGTSLASISFVLLQTFWKFPCIRRRKTGSAAAEGPAKPDSGLTELQAEPDVSPDSPECSENSDTSVTETQTKALLMPEVVVITNTNNGETQGITNTDNSPDPAEPSGDSEVARNDQRAKADMAVTEDVDITNTNNEGTQGITNTDNSPDPAEPSGDSEVARNDQRAKADMAVTEDVDITNAKTRDTQGIANTDTMPSPTLSQELIFDYFKDPCVSSQQQQVPAKVKNIHQSLMSQVTVNVWLKTDILRLAKEQPADVVLTLLRCAPTCDRAAAMIWRTIGSSSRTVEKVLPALLCVMENWPLHSMCTSDGDNEEVFALAVSF